In a genomic window of Salegentibacter salegens:
- a CDS encoding glycosyltransferase, whose amino-acid sequence MEKVLIITYYWPPAGGPGVQRWLKFVKYLRDYGIEPVVFIPENPNYPMLDDSLESEIPEGITILKKPILEPYQLAGFLAKNQTKTISKGIIAAEKNQSLLQKSLLFIRGNLFIPDARKFWIKPSVKFLKTYLEEEGIKKIITTGPPHSLHLIGLKLKKELDLKWIADFRDPWTQIGYHKKLKLTENSKQKHIGLEREVLNAADQIITTSFTTKAEFAEKTRKPISVITNGFDADENKAQTSKLDTKFSISHIGSLLSERNPKNLWKAIAKLTKENSAFAEDLELKLAGTVSEEIITSIKSVGLGEKLQLLGYVSHKQAIVLQQKSRLLLLIEIDSQETRGIIPGKLFEYLMAKRPILAIGPQKWDVEQILKESGSGEYFQYSEKDRLKSLILTHYEAYKRGESNFVTGDMQQYHRKNLTQKLSNLLKSV is encoded by the coding sequence ATGGAAAAGGTACTCATCATAACTTATTATTGGCCACCGGCCGGTGGTCCCGGCGTGCAGCGCTGGCTTAAGTTTGTAAAGTATTTACGGGATTACGGGATTGAACCTGTAGTTTTTATTCCTGAAAATCCTAATTACCCTATGTTAGATGATTCTTTAGAAAGTGAAATCCCGGAGGGAATAACTATTCTTAAGAAACCTATTTTAGAACCTTATCAATTAGCCGGATTCCTGGCCAAAAACCAGACTAAAACTATAAGTAAAGGGATTATTGCTGCTGAGAAAAATCAGTCTTTATTACAGAAATCCTTGCTTTTTATCCGTGGTAATTTATTTATTCCTGATGCCAGAAAATTTTGGATAAAGCCATCGGTAAAATTCCTGAAAACTTATTTGGAAGAGGAAGGGATCAAGAAGATAATAACAACGGGACCGCCGCATAGTTTACACCTTATTGGTTTAAAGCTTAAAAAGGAACTCGACTTAAAGTGGATAGCCGATTTTCGTGATCCCTGGACACAAATTGGGTATCATAAAAAGTTGAAGCTTACCGAAAACAGTAAACAAAAGCACATAGGCCTGGAAAGGGAAGTATTAAATGCTGCCGATCAAATTATCACCACCAGTTTTACCACAAAAGCTGAATTTGCTGAAAAGACCAGGAAACCTATAAGCGTAATAACCAACGGATTTGATGCTGATGAGAATAAAGCACAAACCAGTAAATTAGATACTAAATTCAGTATTTCTCATATTGGTTCTTTGCTTTCAGAAAGAAACCCCAAGAATCTTTGGAAAGCCATAGCAAAGCTTACAAAAGAGAATTCTGCTTTCGCAGAAGACCTGGAATTAAAATTAGCCGGTACGGTAAGTGAAGAAATAATTACTTCAATTAAATCTGTTGGATTAGGGGAGAAGCTTCAATTATTGGGTTATGTAAGTCATAAACAAGCAATCGTTCTTCAGCAAAAAAGCAGGTTATTATTATTAATTGAAATTGATAGCCAAGAAACCCGCGGTATTATTCCGGGGAAATTATTTGAATATTTAATGGCTAAACGACCAATTTTAGCCATTGGCCCACAAAAATGGGATGTTGAGCAAATATTAAAGGAAAGCGGTTCCGGCGAATATTTTCAATATTCAGAGAAAGACAGACTTAAAAGTCTAATTTTAACTCATTACGAAGCTTATAAAAGAGGGGAAAGTAACTTTGTAACTGGCGATATGCAGCAATACCACAGGAAAAATCTTACTCAGAAATTATCCAATTTACTAAAGAGCGTTTAG
- a CDS encoding YfhO family protein: MANLKKFLPHLLVLVGFVIVSLFYFSPVLEGKKIFQSDIVQYIGMAKEQNDFRDQTGQEPYWTDSAFGGMPTFQLGAYYPHNYVKKLDSLLRFLPRPADYLFLYFIGFYILLLCLKLDFRLAFLGALAFGFSTYLIIILGVGHNAKAHAIAYMPMVLGGIILTFRQKYLWGFLLLSLAMALQIGANHFQMTYYLLLLVIVLGISYLVDAYRKNILPKFFKALGVMVVAVVLAIGANATNLLATQEYTAHSTRGDTGLTISSDGSDKPAAGLTFDYITNYSYGIAETIGVFIPRFMGGSNAEDIGKDAKIYDSLIKLGASPVQAADFAKNAPTYWGDQPYVAGSQLYVGSTMIFFFIFALYLVRGRLKWWIVGGSVLALILSWGKNFGFFTEFFINYIPLYNKFRAVTSIQVIFNICIPLIAIVGISRLFSVKIQKETKVYALKWTSIILGGIGLALLLFRSVLFDFSGAGDSALIQQLGADFVRALKEDRKAIYTEDLIRSLIFSALTAAAVWLYIEKKITQNWLVPALALLILVDLIPVDKRYVNNDDFVNASQMDRPFQPNEADQQILQDDAHYRVFDVSGSPFNTGRTSYFHNAIGGYHAAKPGRMQDLYDFYISQNNMEILNMLNAKYFIVPSEQGSPQAQENPNTFGNAWFVNNINWVESANEEILNLKEVDLQNTAVINSEFESEVSAGFEATGNAEIQLQSYQPNELVYKINTSAPQFAIFSEMYYQPGWQAYLDGEKVEHVRANYLLRAMNIPAGEHTVTFRFEPEVVNTGSSIALASSIILVLIILGGFYYKSRKRE, encoded by the coding sequence ATGGCCAATCTTAAAAAGTTTCTACCGCATCTTCTCGTTTTGGTAGGCTTCGTTATAGTTTCTTTATTTTATTTTAGTCCTGTTCTTGAGGGGAAAAAAATTTTCCAGAGTGATATCGTTCAGTACATCGGGATGGCCAAAGAACAAAACGATTTTCGTGACCAAACCGGCCAGGAACCTTATTGGACCGATTCTGCTTTTGGAGGAATGCCTACATTTCAATTAGGTGCTTACTACCCGCATAACTATGTAAAGAAACTTGATTCTCTTCTTCGGTTTTTACCAAGACCGGCCGATTATCTTTTTCTCTATTTTATTGGTTTTTATATTCTTTTACTCTGTTTAAAACTCGACTTCAGGCTTGCATTTTTAGGCGCACTGGCCTTTGGGTTTTCTACTTATCTCATAATAATTTTAGGAGTTGGGCATAATGCCAAAGCCCATGCAATAGCCTATATGCCCATGGTTTTAGGTGGAATAATCCTCACATTCAGGCAAAAATATTTATGGGGATTTTTATTATTATCGTTGGCAATGGCCCTGCAAATAGGCGCGAACCACTTCCAGATGACGTATTATTTACTGCTTCTGGTTATCGTTCTGGGAATCTCATATTTAGTTGATGCATACCGAAAAAATATACTTCCAAAATTCTTTAAAGCTTTAGGAGTAATGGTTGTGGCTGTAGTGCTGGCAATTGGAGCTAATGCTACCAATTTACTCGCTACGCAGGAATATACTGCGCATAGTACGCGAGGCGATACGGGCTTAACAATTTCTTCTGATGGTTCAGATAAACCTGCTGCCGGTTTAACTTTCGATTATATTACTAATTATAGTTATGGTATAGCAGAAACCATTGGAGTTTTTATACCCCGATTTATGGGTGGTTCTAATGCTGAAGATATTGGGAAAGATGCTAAAATTTATGATTCTCTGATTAAACTTGGTGCTTCTCCTGTTCAGGCAGCTGATTTTGCTAAAAATGCGCCAACCTATTGGGGTGATCAGCCTTATGTAGCTGGTTCACAGTTATATGTTGGCTCTACAATGATATTCTTCTTTATTTTCGCGCTTTACCTGGTTAGAGGACGTTTAAAATGGTGGATTGTTGGCGGAAGTGTTCTGGCGCTAATTCTTTCCTGGGGAAAGAACTTCGGCTTTTTTACTGAGTTTTTTATTAATTATATTCCTTTATATAACAAGTTTAGAGCAGTTACATCTATACAGGTAATCTTCAATATCTGTATTCCATTAATTGCCATAGTTGGTATTTCAAGACTATTTTCAGTAAAAATTCAAAAAGAGACAAAAGTATACGCGCTTAAATGGACTAGTATTATCTTAGGAGGAATAGGGCTTGCTTTATTGCTTTTCCGTTCAGTATTATTTGATTTTAGCGGGGCGGGAGATTCAGCTTTAATTCAGCAACTGGGAGCCGATTTCGTTAGAGCGCTTAAAGAAGATAGAAAAGCTATTTATACCGAAGACCTTATTAGGTCGCTCATCTTTTCGGCATTAACAGCAGCGGCAGTTTGGTTATATATAGAAAAGAAAATCACGCAGAACTGGCTGGTTCCGGCTTTGGCGCTTTTGATTCTTGTAGATCTTATTCCTGTTGATAAACGTTATGTAAACAACGATGATTTTGTAAATGCCAGCCAAATGGATCGACCGTTTCAGCCTAACGAAGCCGATCAGCAAATTTTACAGGATGATGCTCACTACCGGGTTTTTGATGTTTCCGGAAGTCCTTTTAATACGGGAAGAACTTCTTATTTCCATAATGCAATAGGTGGTTATCACGCCGCCAAACCTGGCCGAATGCAGGATTTATATGATTTCTATATTTCACAAAACAATATGGAAATTTTAAATATGCTGAATGCAAAATATTTTATAGTTCCTTCTGAACAGGGATCACCACAAGCCCAGGAAAATCCCAACACGTTTGGAAATGCCTGGTTTGTAAATAATATTAATTGGGTAGAATCTGCTAACGAGGAAATATTGAATTTAAAAGAAGTTGATCTTCAAAATACAGCGGTTATAAATTCAGAATTTGAGAGTGAAGTTTCTGCAGGTTTCGAAGCGACCGGAAATGCAGAAATTCAATTGCAAAGCTATCAGCCGAATGAATTGGTTTACAAAATCAATACTTCTGCACCTCAGTTTGCGATTTTCTCTGAAATGTATTACCAACCGGGTTGGCAGGCATATTTAGATGGGGAAAAAGTGGAACACGTTCGGGCAAATTATTTATTACGAGCTATGAATATTCCTGCGGGCGAGCATACCGTAACTTTTAGATTTGAACCCGAAGTAGTAAATACCGGGAGCAGCATTGCCCTGGCAAGTTCTATAATATTGGTTTTAATTATTCTAGGCGGATTTTACTATAAATCACGAAAGAGGGAATAA
- a CDS encoding DUF4834 family protein, producing the protein MGKRFEQQFRQQQGPASQKKEGKVIIDKKPKSGRKSNKNVGEYIDYEEID; encoded by the coding sequence ATGGGCAAACGTTTTGAGCAACAATTCAGGCAACAACAAGGTCCCGCATCTCAAAAAAAAGAAGGAAAAGTAATTATTGACAAAAAGCCGAAAAGCGGCAGGAAATCTAATAAAAACGTTGGGGAATATATAGATTACGAGGAAATTGATTAA
- a CDS encoding transporter, giving the protein MHYLKVGIAFIFFGIFSANAQYTETINSNRPGESQGAYAVGKNVLQLEAGAYMGNDNHTLFNSDTDILGASYGLRYGFLTEILELNFFGSFQDQVTSIPVGNGADEFKATNFKTNTIGAKFLLFDPSVSVKEREVNLYSWKANQRMNLRSLIPAVSVYAGANFSWWENPYMFEGESIISPKAALITQHNWGRWVLVMNFIADKFTEEFPSYGGVFTLTHAVTPKFAVFGEFQTYISDLYADDLVRGGAAYLFGKDFQLDISGLVNFKDTPSRWQVAAGVSYRFDFHEDDEYIEDTYEGKRNKRGEELEETGFYKEDEEGDGSDE; this is encoded by the coding sequence ATGCACTATTTAAAAGTAGGTATCGCTTTTATTTTCTTCGGAATTTTTAGCGCAAACGCGCAATACACTGAAACCATTAACTCCAATCGTCCCGGGGAATCCCAGGGCGCTTATGCCGTGGGTAAAAACGTGTTGCAGCTTGAGGCAGGAGCTTATATGGGAAACGATAATCATACATTATTTAATAGTGATACAGATATTTTAGGTGCAAGTTACGGTTTACGATACGGATTTTTAACCGAAATCCTGGAACTTAATTTTTTTGGTTCTTTTCAGGATCAGGTTACATCTATTCCCGTGGGTAACGGTGCAGATGAATTTAAAGCCACAAACTTTAAGACTAACACCATAGGTGCTAAATTTTTACTTTTTGATCCTAGCGTGAGTGTTAAAGAGAGAGAAGTAAATCTCTATAGCTGGAAAGCGAATCAACGTATGAATTTACGCAGTTTAATTCCTGCCGTATCTGTTTATGCAGGCGCTAATTTTAGCTGGTGGGAAAATCCTTATATGTTTGAGGGAGAATCCATAATTAGTCCGAAAGCTGCTTTAATTACACAACATAACTGGGGCCGATGGGTATTAGTTATGAATTTTATTGCCGATAAGTTTACCGAAGAATTTCCATCTTACGGAGGAGTATTCACACTTACCCACGCCGTAACGCCTAAATTTGCGGTTTTTGGTGAGTTCCAAACTTATATAAGTGATTTATATGCCGATGATTTAGTACGTGGCGGTGCTGCTTATTTATTCGGAAAAGATTTTCAACTGGATATTTCAGGGCTGGTTAATTTTAAAGATACGCCATCTCGTTGGCAAGTAGCCGCAGGAGTTTCTTATCGATTCGATTTTCATGAAGATGATGAATATATTGAAGATACCTACGAAGGAAAAAGAAATAAACGTGGGGAAGAACTCGAAGAAACCGGATTTTACAAAGAAGATGAAGAAGGAGATGGTTCAGATGAATAA
- a CDS encoding aminotransferase class I/II-fold pyridoxal phosphate-dependent enzyme: protein MRDLFEKIYKDKGPLGKWAEQAEGYFVFPKLEGPISNRMKFRGKEVITWSINDYLGLANHPEVRKVDAEAAAEYGSAYPMGARMMSGHTQLHEKLQDELASFVHKQSAYLLNFGYQGMVSTIDALVSKADVIVYDVDAHACIIDGVRLHLGQRFTYKHNDLESIEKNLQRATKIAEQTGGGILLISEGVFGMRGEQGRLKEIVELKKKYNFRLFVDDAHGFGTLGKTGAGAGEEQGIQDDIDVYFATFAKSLASTGAFIAADKEIIDYLKYNLRSQMFAKSLQMQLVVGALKRLEMLRTMPELKEKLWKNVNALQNGLKENGFDIGTTQSCVTPVYLKGSIPEAMALVKDLRENHGVFCSIVVYPVIPKGLILLRMIPTASHTIQDIEETLVAFSAIRERLENGTYKRLSASVSAAMASKE from the coding sequence ATGAGGGATTTATTTGAAAAAATATATAAAGATAAAGGACCATTAGGAAAATGGGCAGAGCAGGCAGAAGGATATTTTGTATTTCCTAAGCTTGAAGGGCCAATTTCTAACCGAATGAAATTTAGAGGAAAAGAAGTAATAACCTGGAGTATTAACGACTACCTGGGGCTTGCCAATCATCCCGAAGTAAGAAAAGTAGATGCTGAAGCTGCCGCAGAATATGGCTCGGCGTACCCAATGGGTGCAAGGATGATGAGTGGCCACACTCAGTTGCACGAAAAACTGCAGGACGAACTGGCTTCTTTTGTTCATAAACAATCGGCTTACCTGCTTAATTTTGGTTACCAGGGAATGGTTTCTACCATAGATGCGTTGGTTTCTAAAGCAGATGTTATTGTATACGATGTTGATGCCCACGCCTGTATTATTGATGGAGTGAGACTACATTTAGGTCAGCGTTTTACTTATAAACACAACGACCTTGAAAGTATAGAGAAGAACCTGCAGCGCGCTACTAAAATTGCAGAACAAACCGGCGGAGGAATTTTATTGATTTCTGAAGGTGTTTTTGGAATGCGTGGAGAGCAGGGAAGATTAAAGGAAATCGTAGAGCTGAAGAAAAAATATAATTTCAGACTTTTTGTAGATGATGCTCACGGTTTTGGAACCCTTGGTAAAACAGGAGCCGGAGCAGGCGAGGAGCAGGGAATTCAGGATGATATCGATGTATATTTCGCCACTTTTGCAAAATCTTTGGCCAGTACCGGAGCATTTATTGCAGCCGATAAAGAAATTATTGACTATTTAAAATATAATTTACGTTCACAAATGTTCGCGAAATCATTGCAAATGCAATTGGTGGTTGGTGCATTAAAACGTTTGGAAATGTTAAGAACAATGCCAGAGCTTAAAGAAAAGCTTTGGAAGAATGTAAATGCGCTTCAAAACGGACTTAAAGAAAACGGATTTGATATTGGAACCACGCAAAGTTGTGTGACTCCTGTATACTTAAAAGGAAGTATACCTGAAGCTATGGCTTTGGTAAAAGATCTAAGGGAAAATCACGGAGTGTTCTGTTCTATTGTAGTTTATCCGGTAATTCCAAAAGGACTTATTTTGTTGAGAATGATTCCTACCGCTTCTCATACCATTCAGGATATAGAAGAAACGTTGGTTGCTTTTTCAGCAATTAGAGAGCGTTTAGAAAACGGAACTTATAAAAGATTATCTGCTTCTGTTTCTGCCGCTATGGCGAGCAAAGAGTAG
- a CDS encoding PLP-dependent cysteine synthase family protein — MKEDLQVYDNVLQLIGNTPLIQLNKITRKFKGEFFAKVEAFNPGHSAKDRIALYIIEEAERKGILKPGSTIIETTSGNTGFSIAMVSVIKGYECILAVSSKASNDKIDMLKVMGAKVYVCPAHVSADDPRSYYQVAKRLHSETKGSVYINQYFNELNIDAHFNSTGPEIWKQTEGKITHLVACSGTGGTISGTARYLKQQNPEMKVIGIDAYGSVLKKYHETKEFDSGEIYPYRIEGLGKNLIPSATDFEIIDRFVKVSDEDSAHTARELAKTEGLFVGYTSGAATQGLKQLAEEGEFDENSKVVVIFPDHGSRYMGKVFSDDWMEEQGFFDTKNEIEAQPIEFIK; from the coding sequence ATGAAAGAAGATTTGCAAGTATATGATAATGTATTGCAACTTATAGGCAATACACCTTTGATACAACTGAATAAAATAACCCGGAAATTTAAAGGAGAGTTCTTCGCTAAAGTAGAAGCCTTTAATCCGGGACATTCCGCTAAAGACCGCATTGCACTTTATATTATAGAAGAAGCCGAAAGAAAAGGCATTCTTAAACCTGGCAGCACCATTATAGAAACTACTTCTGGTAATACCGGTTTTAGTATTGCGATGGTTAGTGTTATAAAGGGTTACGAATGTATTCTTGCAGTTAGTTCTAAAGCTTCTAACGATAAGATTGATATGCTAAAAGTAATGGGTGCCAAGGTATATGTTTGTCCCGCACACGTTTCAGCAGACGATCCCAGGTCTTATTACCAGGTTGCTAAAAGGTTGCATTCAGAAACTAAAGGTTCGGTTTATATTAACCAGTATTTTAATGAGCTGAATATTGATGCTCATTTTAATTCTACAGGTCCTGAGATTTGGAAACAAACCGAAGGAAAAATAACCCATCTTGTTGCTTGTAGCGGTACCGGAGGAACAATTTCTGGAACTGCGAGATATTTAAAACAACAAAATCCTGAAATGAAGGTAATTGGGATAGATGCTTACGGTTCTGTTTTAAAGAAATATCATGAAACTAAGGAATTTGATTCCGGGGAGATTTATCCATATAGAATAGAAGGGCTGGGGAAAAACCTTATCCCATCGGCTACAGATTTTGAAATTATTGACCGTTTTGTTAAGGTTAGTGACGAAGATAGTGCGCACACAGCACGGGAACTTGCAAAAACCGAAGGTTTATTTGTAGGTTACACCAGTGGCGCGGCCACCCAGGGTTTAAAACAACTTGCTGAAGAAGGAGAGTTTGATGAAAATAGTAAAGTTGTTGTAATATTTCCCGATCACGGTTCCCGCTATATGGGAAAAGTCTTTAGTGACGACTGGATGGAAGAACAGGGCTTTTTTGATACTAAAAATGAAATAGAGGCACAGCCTATAGAATTTATAAAATAA
- a CDS encoding S9 family peptidase, whose amino-acid sequence MKKEILPPKAKKTPKTLEFHGDVRIDNYYWMNNRDNPEVIEYLNKENEYNQKMTAHTGDFQKRLFEEMKGRIKEDDESVPYKLNGYWYLTRFETGKDYPVYSRKKRELEAPEELLFDVNEMADGFEYYSLGGLNVSPDNKMVAFGVDTLSRRKYTIQIKDLQTGEIYPDKIENATGGSTWAADNKTLFYSKKDEQTLRSYRIYKHILGTDSSEDELVFEEEDETFNTYVYKSKSKEYIIIGSHSTLTTEYRILKADNPSGEFKVFQPRERGMEYSIAHYDGDFYVMTNKDKATNFRLMKTPVEKTTQENWVDVIPHREDYLLEDVDIFKKYLVVSERHNGLNKIKVMRWDNSEEYYIPFDNETYTAFTSINPSFDTDILRFTYNSMTTPTSVVDFNMETREKTVLKEQEVLDENFDKNNYLSERIWATAKDGTKIPVSLVYKKGTKLDGKSPLLQYAYGSYGSTIDPYFSTVRLSLLDRGFIYAIAHIRGGEYLGRNWYEDGKLFNKMNTFTDYIDVSEYLIQQKYTSAAHLYAMGGSAGGLLMGAVINMSPQLYNGVISAVPFVDVVTTMLDDSIPLTTGEYDEWGNPNNKDYYEYMMQYSPYDNVVRQEYPNMLVTTGLHDSQVQYWEPAKWIAKLRELKTDTNLLLFHTNMDAGHGGASGRFEALKEVAEEYAFLLDLEGIDH is encoded by the coding sequence TTGAAAAAAGAAATTTTACCACCAAAAGCTAAGAAAACACCTAAAACCCTTGAGTTTCACGGTGACGTGAGAATAGATAATTATTATTGGATGAACAACCGCGATAATCCAGAGGTAATTGAATATCTAAATAAGGAGAATGAGTATAACCAGAAAATGACTGCGCACACCGGCGATTTTCAGAAGCGGTTGTTTGAGGAAATGAAAGGTAGAATTAAAGAAGATGACGAGTCGGTTCCTTATAAGTTAAATGGTTACTGGTATTTAACCCGTTTTGAGACCGGAAAAGATTATCCCGTTTATTCCCGTAAAAAACGTGAGCTTGAAGCACCGGAAGAGTTGCTTTTTGATGTAAATGAAATGGCCGATGGCTTTGAATATTACAGCCTTGGCGGATTAAATGTAAGTCCCGATAATAAAATGGTGGCTTTTGGGGTAGATACTTTAAGCCGAAGAAAATATACTATTCAGATAAAAGATCTGCAAACTGGTGAAATTTATCCTGATAAAATTGAAAATGCAACCGGTGGCTCTACCTGGGCTGCAGATAATAAAACACTTTTCTATTCTAAAAAAGACGAGCAGACGCTGCGTTCTTATAGAATTTACAAACATATCTTAGGAACAGATTCTTCTGAAGATGAATTGGTTTTTGAAGAGGAAGATGAAACTTTCAATACGTACGTTTATAAATCGAAGTCCAAAGAATATATCATTATTGGGAGTCATAGTACTTTAACCACTGAATACCGGATCTTAAAAGCCGATAATCCATCTGGTGAGTTTAAGGTTTTTCAGCCCCGGGAACGCGGTATGGAGTATAGCATCGCACATTATGATGGCGATTTCTATGTGATGACTAATAAAGATAAAGCGACGAATTTTAGATTAATGAAAACCCCGGTTGAAAAAACCACCCAGGAAAACTGGGTAGATGTAATTCCGCACCGGGAAGATTATTTATTGGAAGATGTAGATATCTTTAAAAAATATCTTGTGGTAAGCGAGCGCCACAACGGTTTGAACAAGATAAAAGTGATGCGTTGGGATAATTCAGAAGAATATTATATTCCTTTTGATAATGAAACTTATACTGCTTTTACATCTATAAACCCTTCCTTTGATACCGATATTCTAAGGTTCACTTATAACTCTATGACCACGCCAACATCGGTTGTAGATTTTAATATGGAAACCCGCGAAAAAACGGTTTTAAAAGAGCAGGAAGTTTTAGATGAAAATTTTGATAAAAACAATTACCTCTCAGAAAGAATTTGGGCAACTGCAAAAGACGGCACTAAAATTCCGGTCAGTTTAGTTTATAAAAAAGGAACCAAATTAGATGGTAAGAGTCCGCTTCTACAATATGCATATGGCTCTTATGGTTCAACCATAGACCCGTATTTTTCAACGGTAAGGCTTAGTTTATTAGATCGCGGCTTTATCTATGCAATTGCACACATTCGCGGCGGAGAATATTTGGGACGAAACTGGTATGAAGACGGGAAGCTTTTCAATAAAATGAACACTTTTACCGATTATATAGATGTTTCAGAATATTTAATTCAGCAAAAATATACTTCCGCAGCGCATCTTTATGCAATGGGCGGTTCGGCCGGTGGCTTGCTAATGGGTGCTGTGATCAATATGTCGCCACAGCTTTATAATGGAGTGATATCGGCAGTTCCTTTTGTAGACGTGGTAACCACGATGTTAGATGATAGTATCCCGTTAACTACCGGTGAATACGATGAATGGGGAAATCCGAATAACAAAGATTATTACGAATATATGATGCAATATTCGCCTTATGATAATGTGGTGAGACAAGAATATCCAAATATGCTGGTAACTACCGGTTTACACGATTCCCAGGTTCAATATTGGGAACCTGCAAAATGGATCGCCAAATTAAGAGAATTAAAAACCGATACTAATTTGCTGCTTTTTCATACCAATATGGATGCAGGGCACGGCGGGGCCTCAGGACGATTTGAAGCCTTGAAGGAAGTAGCCGAAGAATATGCGTTTTTACTGGATTTGGAAGGAATTGACCACTAA
- a CDS encoding YbaB/EbfC family nucleoid-associated protein, with amino-acid sequence MFGDMMGMMNKIKETQQKVEETKERLKTVTIEEKSSDELLKVTISATREIKNISVADELLEDKEQLEDYLVLTLNKAISRASDINEAELAAVAKDGMPDIPGLDQLK; translated from the coding sequence ATGTTTGGAGATATGATGGGTATGATGAATAAAATCAAAGAGACCCAACAAAAGGTTGAAGAAACTAAAGAACGCCTAAAAACAGTAACTATAGAAGAAAAATCCAGCGATGAACTTCTAAAAGTAACTATTAGCGCAACACGTGAAATTAAAAATATTAGCGTTGCTGACGAATTGCTGGAAGACAAGGAACAATTGGAAGACTATTTGGTTCTAACTTTAAATAAAGCGATAAGCAGAGCTTCAGATATCAACGAAGCAGAACTTGCTGCCGTTGCAAAAGATGGAATGCCAGATATTCCCGGTTTAGACCAGCTTAAATAG
- a CDS encoding redoxin domain-containing protein yields MKNVLPRKEVPRLRVETTSGMQWDLRDQKPENFTMVIFYRGLHCPVCKSYLEELNKKIEKFQEKGLNVICISANNKSLAEKTVKEWEVDNLTIGYNFNPEDARKWDLYISEGIKDEPEVFFEPGLFLIKPDNTLYAASIQTMPFARPKFDELLKAIDFVLDKDYPARGEA; encoded by the coding sequence ATGAAAAATGTATTGCCCAGAAAAGAAGTGCCAAGATTAAGAGTAGAAACGACTAGCGGAATGCAATGGGATTTGCGCGACCAGAAGCCAGAGAATTTTACAATGGTTATTTTCTATCGCGGATTGCACTGCCCGGTTTGTAAATCTTATTTAGAGGAACTAAATAAAAAGATCGAAAAGTTTCAGGAAAAAGGCTTGAATGTTATTTGCATTAGCGCAAATAATAAATCTCTCGCAGAAAAAACGGTGAAAGAGTGGGAAGTAGATAATCTTACTATAGGCTACAATTTTAATCCTGAAGATGCCAGAAAATGGGATTTATATATTTCTGAAGGGATTAAGGATGAACCGGAAGTTTTCTTTGAACCCGGCTTGTTTTTAATAAAACCCGATAATACGCTTTATGCAGCATCTATTCAAACTATGCCTTTCGCAAGACCAAAGTTTGATGAATTATTAAAAGCTATAGATTTTGTGCTAGATAAAGATTATCCTGCAAGGGGAGAGGCTTAA